The DNA sequence TGACCACCACTTTGACCACATTGGGGTTGGGCAGGTCCTCCGCGGTCGCGTCCGTGTACAGCGTCGAAACCGGCGGGGTGGTCTGCCCCACCCCGGCCAGGATGCCGTTGATGACCTCCGGCCCGGCGATGAGCTGGTCTCCCTGGACGTTGAGGATGTGCTCCGCGTTGACCGCCGCCGCCACCTCGGCGATCCGGTCGGTGCCGCACGGGTGGTCCGGCCTGGTCATCACCACCCGGCAGCCCCCGGCCGCTGCCACCACCGCCCGGATCTCCTGGTGGTCGGTGGCGACGATGATGTCGTCGACCTTGGCACCCGCCACCCGCTCGATGACGTGCAGGATCAGCGGCCTGCCGGCGATGGGCGCCAGGGGCTTCCCCGGCAGGCGACTGGAGGAGTAACGGGCGGGAATGATGACCACCGTGCTCATGACCCACCCATCGCCTTCAGCAAGGCGTGCATGTGCAGCATGCCGACGAGGACATGGTCCCGGTCGACGACGGGGATCACCCAGAAGCCATGGCGCTCCAGGAGCAGCAGCGCCTCGTGCAAGGAGGCATCCGCCGAGATGGTTTTCGGGTTCGGGGTCATGATGTTCTTGACGTTCTTCATGAACAGCTCCGGCAGTGGCACCTGCGTCTTCAAAAGCAGCCGCCGGACGTCGCCATCGGTGATAAGCCCAAGCAGCCGGCCCTGACCGTCGACGATACTGACCGCTCCCAGCCGCTTGGCGTTCATCTCCTCCAGCATGTCCCGGAAGCAGGAGCTGTCCGGAACCACCGAATTGCGGCCGCCGCTGTGCATGATCTGACCGACGTTGTGCATCTGTCCCCTCCAGGTGCGATGGGTTGGCGCCCTGGCCCCTGGTCACCGGGCACCGGGATCCACGAAATCATCCTTCTTCCTGTCGGCGGCTGCAGCCTGGGCGTCCCGCAGGGGCCCGGGGACAAACCCCAGCAGAAGCTGGTCCTCGGCCGCACTCAGATAGCTTGCCACGTAGGCCCGGGCAGCCTGCCGTCGCTGGTGGTAGTCGGCCGGTGCCAGTGCTTCGATATCGCGAACGATGTCAGCGAGGGAGGATGCGGAGGAAACCGTCCACTTGAAGGCGTCAAGGGCAAAAAGCGGATCATAGCTGATCACATCACCCTTGTCAAAATGAACCACCGGCCGCCCGATCATGAGGGCCTCCAGGGCGATGGTGGTACCCCAGTACAGCACAGCATCGGCACTCTCCACATCCTCTTGCACCGTGCTCCCTGATGATGCCGAGACGTTGGCCGGCAGGGGGCCGCCTTGATCCAGCATCCGGAGGATGTTGGCCAGGGGCAACACCGGATGGGCCCGCAGCTGGAACTCCAGATGGGGACAGGCTATTGCCTGCCGGAGCACATACCGCACCAGAGGCACCACCTCCCAGACGCCCTCCAGGGCGGCCAGGATCCGAAAGCGTCCCCGGCCGGCCGCTAGCCGAGGGGAAGGCTGCATGGCAGCCAGGTACTGGTAGCGGAGCGCTCCGGCGACGGCAATACGCTCCGGGGAGACGGCGCCGTATTTGGCCAGCAGCGCCGCTGGCACCGTACCGGTGGTCATGATCCGGTCCGGCAGGGGCATGGCTGTCGCCAACTCGCGGCGGTCCTGAAACATGCCGGCCGCGGCCAGGGGGATGACCGAATGCTGATAGCCGTAGACGGGCAACCGGGGCCGGACCTGGCGCAGCCCGGCGACGAACATCCGTTCCCAGGCGTTGCCCTCTGAGGTCATGGCGCAACCGACCAGGGCGTATGCCGCCGCCAGCCGCCTTGCCGCTGCCAGATGCAGCCAGTTGTAGAAGACGATCCGCCAACCGCCAGATGCCAGACACTCGTCCAGCAGGGAGGTGATGTCCCGGCCCTGCAAGAATACCTTCTTCCCGACCCGAAAGGGCCGGCGACAACGGCCCCACACCAGCCGGGCCAGTTCGCAGGGCAGATCGGACCAGGAGAGGGCCGCCTCCAGGGGCACCAGGCGGTGGTCGGGCAGGGTCCGCATCCGCCGGTAACAGTGCGGCCGCGCCCCCAACGTCACCGCCACGGTCAGCACCTGGGCCTGGCCGCCGAAACGGCCGGCCAGAAACGTTGCCAGCCGGCCCATGAACGGATCGCGAGGCTCCTCGCCGGGGACCAGGGAGGAGGGGTAGACAAAGCTCTTGATGAGGTAAGTGGGCCTCTCCTGGACGGCCGCCGGCATGGTTCCGTAGTACCAGCGACACTCGACCAGCCTGACCACCGAGATCGTCCAGCTGCGCAAGACCTCAAACCAGGCCCGGCAGCGACCGGACCAGCGCTGCCAACGGCCCAGCCACCAGGGGGCGGCCAGGGAGAACCCCCAGCCGCGGTTGTTAGCATCGGCAGCAACCACCCCCAGGATCGGCCACGGCGGACAGACCAGAAGAATCTGCCCGCCGTCCGCGGCTGCCGCCTCGGCGGCGTCCAGGTAATGAACCAGGGCGGTGATGAGGCCTGGCAACGGGGACAGAAACCGGTTCTTGGCCGCCAGGTCCGTGGCCCACCACTGGAGGTCGTGGCCGTTCTCCTCGGCCAGCGAGCCCACCAGATGCAGGGTTTCCCGCAGGATTTCCTCCTGACGCGCCCGGGAGGTCTGGGGTGGGGTCCAGGGTTCGATGCCCCGATCCCTGAGCCAGGCGTGCCAGGATCGGGGAGCCGCGTCGCCGAGGAGACAGCGCCACGGACTGGGCCCCGGCCGCCGCCCCTTGAGGACCTCATCGAGCCGGGACCTGGAATAGACGACGACCACCGTCGTGTCCTGCCGCGGGTATGCCGGCGCCCCGGTGCCCACGCCGGTCAGGTCTCCCGCACAAACAGACGAATCGTGTTGTTGCGGAACACCTCCCGGCGGTCGTAGTGCGGCAGGAGCACCCGCCGCTGGCCACGGAGGTTGTAGTATTTGTAGAGGATCTGCACGAATCCCTGCCGGCGGAACATCGTCTCCAGGTCCCGGGGATAGGCGGTGATACCGCCCTCGCTTTCCATGGTCAGGATGAACCCCCGGGCAACCCTGGCCATCTCCCGGAACAGGCCGTTCCACTTCGGGGCGATGTTGATCAGCACCGAGTGGGCAAACACGAGATCGAAAGCCGCATCAGGCAGCTTCCTGATCTCGTCGTAGGCGTTGCCCACCAGGTACCTGGTCATGGCATAGGTGGCGGGAAAGTGTTCCTGCATGGCCTTTTCGGCCTCGCTGCCGATCTCGATGCCGGTGAAGGAAGAGAAGCCCTGACCGCGCAGGTAATCCAGGTTCCGACCGGCATTGCAGCCGATCTCCAGGATGTTGGCGCCCTGGCCCAAAAACGGCAGCACGTCCGCGAACAGCAGCGGGATGGAGTCGTCGAACTGCACGAAATGGAGCGGATTGCGGGTGGAATGCGCCGCGTGCTGGTGCCGCCACGAGTCCTCGACCCGGGCGGAACGGCTCGACAGCGGCGGATGGATGCCGTTGGTGGTGCAGAACCGGGCGAGCCGGTAGTAGTACCACTTGAGGGAGGGCTGCCGGTCCAGGAGGTCCATCAGGGCCTGATACGATCTTCTGAGCACGTTGTCACCTGTGGTGAGTGACCAGCCCGCCGACCACGCGCAGACTGTCCCTGGTCAGGATGCCGATCCTGATACCAACACAGACATAGGCGAGGACTGCCACCACCTTCATCGTCAGCAGCAGCTCGTAGGCCATGGCCATCCGCCGCAGCGCCAGCAGCAACAAGGCGCTTCCCAGGAAGACGCCGTAGATTGCCAGGACCCGGCCCCTCTGCCAGTGAATGCGGTAATGACGCTGCGAGAAACGGTAGTAAAGGGTGCCGGAAAAGAGCGATGCCAGAAGCGTCGCCCAGGCCGCGCCCTCGGCCCCCCATTTCAGGACCAGAGGAACGGTGACCAGCGCATTGACGGCGACGCTGCAGACGCCGAGCACCGACATGAGCAGCATCTTCTTGGCGTAGAGCAGCTGCGGGTGCATGTTGAAGAACAACAGCCCGTAATACATGGACAAAATGGTGACGATGTCTGCGGCGCCGTGGTACGAGGCCGGCGTCAGGACCGCAATCGCCTCCTGGGCGAAGAGCGCCACCGGCAGGGCGATGGCGACGGAGGCGTAGGCGAAGGGCGTCAGATAGGCGCCGACCGCCTGGCCCCCTTCGTCGCCCAGCTCGAACATCCGCCGGAACACCTGGGGTTGGCAGACGTTGTAGAGAGCGGTCATGAAGGTGAAGACCACCAGTGCCACCCGCTGGCCGATGCTGTACACGCCGGCGCCGCCCAGGGAGGCCAGCATGCCCACTAGGTACTTGTCCAGCTGGCTGCCGGCCACGCCCAAGAGCACCTTCGGCAGCATGGGGGTGCCGAGCCGCACGGACTCGAGCAGCATGGCCCGGTTCAGGCGGACAGGCTGATGCCGGAAGAAGTCGACGCTCAGCCACAGGAAGACCAGAGAACCCGCAAACAGCTGCCCCCAGACCAGGCCGACCACCCCCACCCTGGCTACCACCACTAGGTAATAGGCCGCGCCCAGGTTGAGCACGCTGCCTGCCACGGTGCAGAGGGCGAACCGGATGGCCATTTCGGAGTTGCGGAGGAAGGCCAGGTAGTACCAGCTGATCCCGGATGCGAACTGACCGCAGACGGTCCAGAACAGGAAATCGCCGTGCCCGGGGGCGCCGATGATCAACCTTGCCAGCCCATCCCGAGCCACGAAGGTCACCAGCGCCCAGACCACGAAGTTGGCAATCACCAGTCCCAGGGTACTGCTCAGGAGTTGCAGGCTTTCCGCTTCGCTGCCGCGGTACTGGAAAAAATTCCGGTTGTAGACAGCGTTCATACCGAAGTTCGCCATGCCGCTGGCCAGCATGGCGTAGATGGTCGCCAGCGCCAGCACGCCGTAGTCCTCGCTGGACAGGATCCGGGTGAACACCGGCATGGTGAGAAATGGCAGCAGACTGTTCACCAGCACCGGCATGAGATAGATGATGCCGTTTCTGACCTGGTCCCTCCGGAAGGAAGCCGTCGCGGGTTCAGGCATGGTCACGCCGGTCCTGGTCCTGCCACACGTGTTCCTGTCCCCAGACGGTTGCGAACCGCTGCGCCGCCGTGGCTAGGGCCGTCTGCTGCGTCGCCCCGTCTCGCAGCGCCTCGTGGGTCCAGCGGATGAAGGAGCCGAGCCGACCAGCGGCGTTGCCATCCCGGAAAGGGTCGATGTCGTCCAGGCCCGGGGTCCAGTCACCGAAGCCGGGGCAGCGGTCGGGATCGGCACAGTAAGCCTCGAAGGCGCTGCGGAAGGCGGGCCACTCCCGAAATACCACACGCCCTCGCCCCCAGGCGTAAAAGGGGTGATCCAGGGTGGCTGTGGCGTCGATGAGCGCGGTGGGGATACCGGCGAGGGCGGCCTCCAGGGCGGCGGTGCCGCCGTTGAGCAGCCCCACCACCGCGTCGGCCATGAGGGCGGCCTCGGTGGGATAGATGTTGCCGACCAGGGTGTCGCTGGTGAGAAACACGGCCCGGCCGGTATCCCGGGCCCTCTCCAGCAGGTCCCCCAAGGAGGCGAGGCGCTGGAACAGGTCGGTGGATTTCTTGGGTTTGAAGACCACACCAAGCGTCGGCTCGTCCAGGAGCCATTCCAGCAGAAACCGGTAATCGGCCGCGGCCACAGCATGGGACGACCTGATGTACCAGCGGTCCACCGAGTTTTCGTCCAGAAAGCAGAGGATGTGTCTGGCCCCTTGCGCCTCCAGGCCCCGCCGGACGGCCTCGATGCGGGGGTTCGCCTCCACCAGCCGCCGGACGCCGCCATGGACGAAGCCCATGTTGACCAACCAGTCGTTCGCACCCCGCAGCCGCTGGCGCTGTTCCCGAAAACGGGAGGAGAACACGAACTGCACGTTTTCACCGGCCACCAGGGCCGTGCTGGGCGCGACGATGTTGGACAGGGAATACTGGTACGAGATGGTGGCTCCTCCCAGGTGGTCCAGGGCCAACACCTGGCCCACGGCGGCCACATTGTCCGGCGTGACGTTGACCGCCACCCGGTTGCCCTGGAAAAAATCGAGCCAGTAGCTGTACTCAAAGGCCAGGGAGGCCGCCTCGAACAGGAGATAGGCCGGCACCCTGGATCCAGGCCCCAGGGAGGCGACCGCTGCCCACAGCACCGCCAGCAGCTCGCGACCCAAGACGACCAGCATGGCCGGCCGGGGTCGCCAGTCAACCACATCCGGACCGCGGCCGACGATACGCAGCCCCCCGCTGTGGAACGCCGTCCGCACTTCCGGCGACAAAGGGGCTTCCGAGGTGTAGCCATAGACAAGGAGGTAGCCGGCCCCGACATCCGCCTCGGCCGCCCAGAAGAGCCCGGAGCGGTCCTCGGGCCGCAGGCTCAACGTGCGGTGGTAGTTGTGCACAGCCACCGTCGGGACGGCCGTGGGCGCTGGTAACTGCGCCAATCCGTCGGGGCATTCTCTTCCCTTCCGCGCGCCGCATCCCCAGCCGGCCACCACCCGGGTCAAGAACCGGGGCAGCGATGCCAGGCCCCTGCGGAGGGTCGGAACGGCCCGATCGAAGACGCGACCGGCCCGGTCCGGGTCCCAGTTGGGGCCGTAGCCCTGTAAACGGATGTTTCTGGCCGCCGCATAGCGTTGCAAGGCCAGGAACCAGCAGCTCCGCCGTACCAGGAGGAGGGCGTCGGCCCGACGGACGTCGTCTTCCCGGCCAAGCAGCCATTCGACTAAGCCAAGCCGCAAGAACTCCCGGGTCAGCCATTGCTCGGCCAGACGCTCGAAGTAGAGGACCAGTTTCTCGTGTTGCCAGCGCCGCGCCAGGGTGGCGAGAAAGGGGCTCCTTTCCAGGAGGTCACGCCTGAGCTGCCGGCAATGCCGCCGTGCCTCCTCCTGCAGACTCACGTAGACGCAGCATCCGTCCTGGTCCACCACCTGGCCGATGTGGCTGGTCACGAGTCGCTCCTGCGCCCTGAGCAGACCAAGAGCGCGGACGGTGGCCAGAAAGACACCGGCGCTCCGCTCCGGCTCCTCAAAACGGACAATGGCCGCTGCCGAGCGGCCGTGCCACAAAACCGGCACCAGGGACCACAGACAGAGCCGGTCGACGAAAAGCATCCTGGGCGGGGACATACGGAAGCGGCGGCGCTGATGCTGCCTCAGCGCTGGGCCCTGGAGGCAACATAGTTGACGACGTTGGTCATGATGGTGAGCTGGTACTGGCCGATATCCTCTTCCTTGACGGGGATGGAAAAGGCCTTTTCCAGGTCGAAGAAGAAGGTGATCATATCCAGGGAATCCATGCCCAGGTCGTTCTGCAGCCTTTCACCCTTGTCGAAGTCAACCCTGCCTTTGATGCCGGTGATGATCTCCTCGATCTTGGTCCTGATCTCCTCAGACATGCCATCCTCCGCCGCAATTTTCAAGAACTGTGCTGGCCCATGACAGGCCAACTCCGAATCCAGATATCAGAATATGGCAAATATCTTCGCCGCCAGTCTGCACGAGCAAAGTATGCAGCGCGATGGGCACCGATGACGACACAGTATTGCCGAAGCGTTCCACGCAGCTGAACACCTTGTGCCCCTCGACGTCCAGGCGCTTCGCGATGGCCTGCAGCATGAAGAGGCTGGCCTGGTGGAAGACGAAGCGGTCCATCCCGGCCAGGGTCATGCCGTTGACCGCCGCGCAACGCCGGATGTCCTCGGGGACCACCGCTGCCACCAGTTCGAACACCCGCCGGCCGTCCATGTGGAGATGCTGCCGCGGTCCGAGGTACTGGTCGGTTCGCCTGACGATCAGGCTGTCAGCGCCGGCACCGCTGGTTCCGAACGTGAACCGGCCGACGGTCAACCGCGGCGCGTGGCCCAACAGGGTGGCAGCAGCGGCATCACTGAACAGCGGTTTCGTGTTCCGGTCGTCGTCGGCGATGATCTTCGAATAGGTCTCGGCGGTGACCAACAGGCCGGCCTCGATGCCGTTGCTTTCCATGAAGGCCTTGACCACGGACAGCCCGTAGACATAGCCGGAACAACCCAGGCCGAGATCGAAGCAGGCAACCTTCGCCGGCAGGCCCAGCTTGACCTGCACCAGCGCCGCGGTATGCGGAAGCTGGTAATCGGGGGTCTGGGTACAGACCACCAGCACCCCTAACCGATCCAGCACCTCGGGCCGGCGCTGCAGGATCGACCGCACCGCCATGACAGCCAAGTCAGAGGAGTACTCGCCAGGAGCGGCCACGAAAATGGAACGTACCCCCAGCTTCTCCTCCAGAAAGGGAAGCGAGAAGCCGAACCGTGCCGCCAGCTCCCGGGAGGAGATGGACTGCTCCGGCAGATGGTAGGCGATGTCCTCGATGCCGATGGTCACTGGTCATCCTCTCCTGGGACGCTGGCGTGGGGCGACGCCGTGGGTTCGCAGGCCACCTGCGCCCGGGTCATCCGGCCCCAGTCAGCAACGCGGCCCCTGGGCTGATCACGGCTGTTCAAACAGGGCGAAGGCCACTTCGAAGGGTTTCACGAAGGTGTCTGGCAACGACACGGCGCTGAGGGTGGCGATGGAATCATCCCGGCGGCGAACCCCGATGTTCCTGATCACAAGGGGCAACCAGCATGACCCCTCCTGGTTGGAGACCGGAGGCTGCAGGGGCACCCGCCGCATGAAGAGATTCACCACCCGGAACGGCCCGGGCTTGGCCGACACCGTCAGCAGATGGATCTGCTTGTTGGCCTCGATGGCATTGGCAAAGAGATCGTCGGCGGTGCCAACATCGATCAAGCAGCGGCCGCTGTAGTCCCCGGCCAGCTGCAAGTCCCCCACCCCACGTCGTCTCTCCAGCCGCCGTTCCACCGGCCGCCCGGTGTCTTCCAGGAAGACCGCGGTGTAGGCCCAATTCCGATCCTGGAAGCGCATCACCGTCTTGGCGCCGGCCGTCGCCTCGGCGGTGGGCGCCTGGGTACCGGCAAAGAAACGGAAGACACCATTGGACAACACCTCGCCGTGGAATTGGGCATCGACCACGGGGTGGTGCCATCGGGCCTCCGGCACCAGATGACGAGCCAGGGCTTTGCGGGCCTCCGACAGCAGGGTCGACGAGTTCACATACGACCGGGCGCCGATGAGAACAAAATCCGTCACGACATCCATGGGCTTCATCCGTCATTCGCCCCTCTTCAGCATGCCCCACAGATTCTCCGCCTGCTCAGCAGCCAGCCAGGCCCGAAGCCGATCCACTGTGGATTCGGCAGGCAGATTCTTCAGCATCTCGAACAGGGCGCTCTTCCCTGGCCAAAGGGAGCCGCTCCGGGCCTCCTTGAGGCGCAGGTAATCCTCCAGCAGGCACGACGCCATCATCGTGTCCCATACCCGATGTCCCTTCCGGAAGTTGTTACGAAGAATGCCCTCGATCTGGTAGCCGAACAGCACCTGCCAGCGCTGCCATTTGATGAGTTCCACGACCTGTTCGGACTGCACACGCTCCACGCCAACCTGTTCAAAGGCATGTTCGGTCATCCGGCACTTGGTTTCCATGGCGTAGTAGATCGAGTCGGGAGCGTCGTCCTTCTTGCCGATGACCATGGCAAAATGACAACGCCTTTGCACGTGATCGATGAAGGACAGTGACGCTACGCCCACGAAATAATTTGCACTCTTGGGCTTGATGAGCAGGACGATTCGGTTGTCGCTGTTCGTCACCGTGTCGTAGAACCGTTCCTGCCTCTCTCTGGTATTGGGAAACACCCCCTGGTAGAGGTAGGGGGTCACGTCCGGGTCGTTGAACCAGCGGTACCATTGCTGGAGGACCCGCTCCTCCCTGGAGGGGGCGCACAGATCCACCACCTCGCCTCGGATAAAGACATCGTCCGCCGGACCTTCCTGCCCTCTGCCCGCCATGGTCATCTCCCCCGCTGCCGCCGACGGTTGGCACCCCAAGCCATCAGCCATCCAATACTGCCGCC is a window from the Thermodesulfobacteriota bacterium genome containing:
- the kdsB gene encoding 3-deoxy-manno-octulosonate cytidylyltransferase, yielding MSTVVIIPARYSSSRLPGKPLAPIAGRPLILHVIERVAGAKVDDIIVATDHQEIRAVVAAAGGCRVVMTRPDHPCGTDRIAEVAAAVNAEHILNVQGDQLIAGPEVINGILAGVGQTTPPVSTLYTDATAEDLPNPNVVKVVVNRLGHIVYMSRLPIPYHRGPYPGEVRYRRQVGIYLFERRTLLEFADLAPTALEAVEGVELLRALDYGIPLGGISTDSPMADVDIPSDLALAERFVREYPVVR
- a CDS encoding class I SAM-dependent methyltransferase produces the protein MLRRSYQALMDLLDRQPSLKWYYYRLARFCTTNGIHPPLSSRSARVEDSWRHQHAAHSTRNPLHFVQFDDSIPLLFADVLPFLGQGANILEIGCNAGRNLDYLRGQGFSSFTGIEIGSEAEKAMQEHFPATYAMTRYLVGNAYDEIRKLPDAAFDLVFAHSVLINIAPKWNGLFREMARVARGFILTMESEGGITAYPRDLETMFRRQGFVQILYKYYNLRGQRRVLLPHYDRREVFRNNTIRLFVRET
- a CDS encoding ketoacyl-ACP synthase III, coding for MTIGIEDIAYHLPEQSISSRELAARFGFSLPFLEEKLGVRSIFVAAPGEYSSDLAVMAVRSILQRRPEVLDRLGVLVVCTQTPDYQLPHTAALVQVKLGLPAKVACFDLGLGCSGYVYGLSVVKAFMESNGIEAGLLVTAETYSKIIADDDRNTKPLFSDAAAATLLGHAPRLTVGRFTFGTSGAGADSLIVRRTDQYLGPRQHLHMDGRRVFELVAAVVPEDIRRCAAVNGMTLAGMDRFVFHQASLFMLQAIAKRLDVEGHKVFSCVERFGNTVSSSVPIALHTLLVQTGGEDICHILISGFGVGLSWASTVLENCGGGWHV
- a CDS encoding CBS domain-containing protein; translation: MHNVGQIMHSGGRNSVVPDSSCFRDMLEEMNAKRLGAVSIVDGQGRLLGLITDGDVRRLLLKTQVPLPELFMKNVKNIMTPNPKTISADASLHEALLLLERHGFWVIPVVDRDHVLVGMLHMHALLKAMGGS
- a CDS encoding phosphopantetheine-binding protein; this encodes MSEEIRTKIEEIITGIKGRVDFDKGERLQNDLGMDSLDMITFFFDLEKAFSIPVKEEDIGQYQLTIMTNVVNYVASRAQR
- a CDS encoding oligosaccharide flippase family protein — its product is MPEPATASFRRDQVRNGIIYLMPVLVNSLLPFLTMPVFTRILSSEDYGVLALATIYAMLASGMANFGMNAVYNRNFFQYRGSEAESLQLLSSTLGLVIANFVVWALVTFVARDGLARLIIGAPGHGDFLFWTVCGQFASGISWYYLAFLRNSEMAIRFALCTVAGSVLNLGAAYYLVVVARVGVVGLVWGQLFAGSLVFLWLSVDFFRHQPVRLNRAMLLESVRLGTPMLPKVLLGVAGSQLDKYLVGMLASLGGAGVYSIGQRVALVVFTFMTALYNVCQPQVFRRMFELGDEGGQAVGAYLTPFAYASVAIALPVALFAQEAIAVLTPASYHGAADIVTILSMYYGLLFFNMHPQLLYAKKMLLMSVLGVCSVAVNALVTVPLVLKWGAEGAAWATLLASLFSGTLYYRFSQRHYRIHWQRGRVLAIYGVFLGSALLLLALRRMAMAYELLLTMKVVAVLAYVCVGIRIGILTRDSLRVVGGLVTHHR
- a CDS encoding GNAT family protein, producing MTMAGRGQEGPADDVFIRGEVVDLCAPSREERVLQQWYRWFNDPDVTPYLYQGVFPNTRERQERFYDTVTNSDNRIVLLIKPKSANYFVGVASLSFIDHVQRRCHFAMVIGKKDDAPDSIYYAMETKCRMTEHAFEQVGVERVQSEQVVELIKWQRWQVLFGYQIEGILRNNFRKGHRVWDTMMASCLLEDYLRLKEARSGSLWPGKSALFEMLKNLPAESTVDRLRAWLAAEQAENLWGMLKRGE